Part of the uncultured Cohaesibacter sp. genome is shown below.
CAACTCCGCAAGACTGGCACCCATCGCCTGCCCAAGAGCGCTCACCTTGGCCGGAGCGCCGGCCACCGGCTGGGCGCGACCTGAGGGCTGGGTGGCACTTTGGCTAGCCAGCGCGGCGGAACCGCCGCCAAGCAGGCTGCCAGCCATCAGCATGATCATCACGGAGCGATGGATCGAGCGGTCAATCGAGAGAACCTGTCTTCGCATTCAAATCTCCAGTCTTTCTATTGGTCTGCAAGCATTCGGTCTGCAGGGCGTTTTGCCAGAACGCCCACTCTTGCCATGAAACTCTTGCCAACTGCTAAATCAAAGTTACGGCAAAGCTGTGGCAGCTATCGGCCGGGCGCCCGAATCTGGCCCTGATCCCAAACCGGGCCAGTACCGTCTGCTTTTGGCTTACACCGGCCAATGCCGCATCGCAGTCAAATTGGATGCATTATAAGTTAGAGGGGAAATATGGCCGTCCCAAATGAAAAGTTGGTAAGGCTCGGAAGCTGCGAGCAAATCGGCGCATGCTGCGCCACAAAAAGTAGTAAGTCTTTTTGATGCCTCTGCGAAGGAGCTGCGACAGGGAGCAGGACAGAATCTCCGGACAAAGAGATTCTTCATCGCCTGTCGGGCCTATCCAATGGGCTCCAAAACAGGGAGAAACACACAGGTTTTTGCGACTTTCGTATTGATACGAATGGGAAAAATCCCGCTCAAAAATACGTGAGGGGGTGAAATATCCGAGATTTCCACGTCGTTTTGCACCCGCGAAGAGCTTTTGCCATGCCTCATTGGGCAAACTAATGGAGGATATTTTGCCCTCATTTGCAATTTCTCTAAGGATTACAGGTATATGACTTAGGGATATGCTGGCTTGACACCCCAACTGGCCCCGATTAAGGTGCGCCCGTCTTCGACAGTTGCAGGGGCTCAAAGGGATGACCGGTGAAAAGAAAGCGGAAACTCCGGAGACCACCAGGCAACGGGGCGGAGAGCCGGAGCTGGACACGCGCCGGGATTCCTTGGACGCTGAACTTGCCCGCATTCGGCAGGATCAGGCGACAAAGGACCGGAAGAGCCAGTCCCGCGATAACAACAATGGTCTTGCAATGGCATGGCGACTTGGGTCCGAATTTGTCGCAGGAGTACTTGTTGGGACAGCCATCGGCTGGCTGATTGATGAATGGCTGGGCGTGAGGCCGTGGGGGATGATCATCTTCCTGCTGCTCGGGTTCATGGCCGGAATGCTGAATTTGCTGCGCTCGGCGGGCAAGTTGCCGCCTCCGGGGGCTTGATTTAAACGAACTGTGACTTGCCATGAGCGATAATCGCGGGTAAGGACGCATTTGAGAATTTAACACCAGTCTGTCGAATACGGTTACGCGCCAAAAGCGCACCGGGGCAGCTCTGGATGACCAGGTTGATTGAGAGGGCAAACGAGTGACCGATCCCGCCGTTGATCCGATTCATCAGTTCCAGATCCATGATATATTCACTCTGGGCGAAGTCGGTGGTGTGAAGTTCGCGATGACGAACTCCGCAATGTTCATGATCGCAATTGTCGTTCTGATTTCCGCGTTCCTGATTCTTTCGACTTCCGGCCGCGGCCTCGTGCCGACCCGCTGGCAGTCCGCAGCCGAATTGATGTATGAGCTGGTTGCCAGCACACTGCGCAATTCTGCCGGAACGGAAGGCATGCGCTTCTTCCCGTTCGTCTTCTCGATTTTCGCTTTCGTTCTGACAGCGAACGTTCTTGGGCTGGTGCCCTATTTCATGACTGTTACCAGTCATCTGGTGATCACCGCGGCGCTGGCGTTGCTCGTCATCTTCACTGTGATCGTCTATGGCCTAATGCGCAACGGACTTGGCTTCTTCAAGCTCTTCCTGCCATCCGGATTGCCTGTGGCAATCGCGCCGTTTATCGCCATTATCGAAGTGCT
Proteins encoded:
- a CDS encoding F0F1 ATP synthase subunit A, which encodes MTDPAVDPIHQFQIHDIFTLGEVGGVKFAMTNSAMFMIAIVVLISAFLILSTSGRGLVPTRWQSAAELMYELVASTLRNSAGTEGMRFFPFVFSIFAFVLTANVLGLVPYFMTVTSHLVITAALALLVIFTVIVYGLMRNGLGFFKLFLPSGLPVAIAPFIAIIEVLSFLSRPVSLSLRLFGNMLAGHIVLKVFAGFIVTLTAAGVGGWFAGVLPLGMTVALTALETLVAVLQAYVFTILTCVYLNDAIHPSH
- a CDS encoding AtpZ/AtpI family protein — protein: MTGEKKAETPETTRQRGGEPELDTRRDSLDAELARIRQDQATKDRKSQSRDNNNGLAMAWRLGSEFVAGVLVGTAIGWLIDEWLGVRPWGMIIFLLLGFMAGMLNLLRSAGKLPPPGA